The Desulfosporosinus sp. Sb-LF genome has a segment encoding these proteins:
- a CDS encoding ABC transporter ATP-binding protein gives MAKGINKAYENMPNLGRMGGGGPRRFAPTAKPQNTKASLLRILKIFMLWRKSILLSVVLTIISSMVSLFTPLLLGKAINTFNTKTNSVDTSLLTVIILALVSCYLVSWFIDTFNGLLMAKVTQKLVKHIRSEFFSKLQRIPLNFYDTRSHGDTMSRVTNDVDNISSTISQTTTQLIASIFTITGSFIMMLVLSPILTLVALVSIPLFLLLTKTIASRSRRYFLGQQHKLGALNGVIEENIVGLKMVKAFNRQQTVLADFNRINQELCNYSTKAQIWSGFMMPFMNVINNISFTFIACAGGILSLKGAISVGVVVSFLTYSKQFGMPLNNLAGMFNNIQSALAGAERVFEIMDEEEEAPDKAGIKKLINPKGEVEFCNVSFFYNPGRPVLKHVNFKVSPGEVVALVGETGAGKTTIVNLLTRFYDLDQGKILIDKTDIKDISKKNLRSCFSVVLQDTCLFTGTIYDNIRYSRPSATDMEVKEAAKLAHADDFISRLPKGYDTMVTGSTDNLSQGQRQLLAIARAILCNAPILILDEATSSVDTKTEKEIQHALLTLMKSHTSFLIAHRLSTIRDADKIMVIGSGKILESGTHDELMKDKGTYYEMVISQMGYNNNLQI, from the coding sequence ATGGCTAAAGGTATCAATAAAGCTTATGAAAACATGCCCAATTTAGGAAGAATGGGTGGCGGAGGGCCACGACGTTTTGCCCCGACAGCAAAGCCGCAAAATACAAAAGCAAGTCTACTTAGAATTCTTAAAATTTTCATGTTGTGGCGCAAATCGATCCTATTGTCAGTCGTGCTAACGATCATATCCTCCATGGTTTCCCTTTTCACACCCCTGTTATTGGGCAAAGCAATCAATACCTTCAATACAAAAACAAATTCAGTGGATACATCTCTTTTGACAGTCATTATTTTGGCGCTTGTCTCATGCTACCTGGTAAGCTGGTTTATTGATACGTTTAATGGTCTTCTGATGGCAAAGGTCACACAGAAACTAGTCAAACATATAAGATCTGAATTCTTTTCCAAGCTTCAGAGGATTCCACTGAACTTTTATGACACAAGGTCACACGGGGATACAATGAGCAGGGTAACCAATGATGTTGATAATATCAGCAGTACTATTTCTCAGACGACAACGCAGTTAATCGCGAGTATTTTTACAATAACAGGTTCATTTATAATGATGCTAGTTTTAAGCCCGATTTTAACGCTTGTTGCATTGGTGTCTATTCCGTTGTTTCTATTACTGACTAAAACTATTGCTAGCCGAAGTCGGAGGTATTTTTTAGGCCAGCAGCATAAACTGGGCGCTTTAAATGGAGTAATTGAGGAAAACATCGTCGGACTTAAAATGGTAAAGGCGTTCAATCGACAACAGACTGTCTTAGCTGATTTTAACCGTATAAACCAAGAGCTCTGCAACTATTCCACAAAGGCTCAGATCTGGTCTGGTTTTATGATGCCGTTTATGAACGTCATTAATAATATAAGTTTTACGTTTATAGCGTGTGCAGGAGGAATACTATCACTAAAGGGAGCGATATCTGTCGGGGTGGTAGTTAGCTTTCTTACTTATTCGAAACAGTTTGGGATGCCGCTCAATAATCTAGCCGGGATGTTTAATAACATTCAGTCAGCTCTCGCAGGGGCGGAAAGAGTTTTTGAAATCATGGATGAAGAGGAGGAAGCCCCTGATAAAGCCGGTATTAAAAAGCTGATTAACCCTAAAGGAGAAGTCGAATTTTGCAATGTATCGTTTTTCTATAATCCCGGCAGGCCAGTTTTGAAACATGTAAATTTCAAAGTGAGCCCTGGAGAAGTCGTCGCTTTAGTCGGAGAAACCGGAGCGGGGAAAACAACCATTGTAAACCTTCTAACCCGCTTTTATGATTTGGACCAGGGGAAAATTCTGATTGACAAGACAGATATAAAGGACATTTCCAAAAAAAACCTGAGAAGCTGTTTTTCTGTCGTTTTACAGGACACTTGTCTTTTTACAGGTACGATCTATGACAATATAAGATACTCAAGGCCAAGTGCAACGGATATGGAAGTTAAAGAAGCCGCAAAACTGGCTCACGCCGATGACTTTATATCCCGCTTGCCGAAAGGCTATGATACGATGGTAACAGGTAGCACAGATAACCTCAGTCAGGGACAGCGGCAATTGCTGGCCATTGCCCGAGCTATTTTATGTAATGCTCCAATCTTAATTCTAGACGAAGCTACAAGCAGCGTTGATACAAAAACCGAAAAGGAAATTCAGCATGCGCTTCTTACGCTTATGAAAAGTCATACCAGTTTTTTAATCGCGCACCGTCTTTCAACCATTCGCGATGCCGATAAAATAATGGTCATTGGCAGTGGGAAGATATTAGAGAGCGGAACACATGATGAACTCATGAAAGATAAAGGTACTTATTATGAGATGGTAATAAGTCAAATGGGATATAACAATAATTTGCAGATTTAG
- a CDS encoding sigma 54-interacting transcriptional regulator → MLLQEGTKTKISYLNLGDNIAKAVRIFMDLKIPIIPVLDGEGGLLSVFSRSSLYRAILDGATYKDIVDPYLIKEVISISDDLTDDQLADFVKVSPVGSVPVVNKEGKVYGLLCKANMVMTLFRHSELLNVQLKAILDSMHNGVIAVDSEGMVTHINIGASRILGLKVDTSLGQPFKEFLPNLDLNPALIHGEVQIGLKYKRHNITMVVNITPLNIGGNIAGGIVIFQDLTDLEQAARELETVKALNKTFDTVLNIIHDGIIVVDERGKTTLVNQAMADFLTLRPEEIIGKHITDIMQTSRLHIVARTGISETSDVLTIQGKPLIVSRLPIIREGEVFGAVGKAVFPQLAEVRELVEKLRFLENKVTFFQEELQKNKTAQDIMKGIVAESTEMKKLKEEISIVASSSSTVLITGESGTGKEGVAHAVHLCSDRCKGPFIKVNCAAIPENLMEAEMFGYVGGAFTGAAKAGKPGRLEMADGGTLFLDEIGDMPLALQSKLLRVLQDREFERLGGTKSIKVNVRILAATNKNLNEAIAEGEFRADLYYRLNVINLHLPPLRERTEDIEPLTHFFITKFNHILKGNVMGIVDDAMKILLNYSWPGNIRELENVVERAVNYTRSGLIQLTHLPNEILTNSSPENEVLTGTIRHQDKIGRIERNMIVVALEKAGGNKTKAAKLLNLSRSRLYDKLNKYDLNY, encoded by the coding sequence ATGCTTCTTCAAGAAGGTACCAAAACCAAAATTTCATATTTGAACCTCGGTGATAATATAGCTAAAGCTGTGCGCATTTTCATGGATCTAAAGATTCCCATAATCCCGGTGTTAGATGGGGAAGGTGGATTATTGAGTGTTTTTAGTAGGAGCAGCCTTTATCGAGCAATCCTAGACGGTGCAACCTATAAAGACATAGTTGATCCCTACCTAATAAAAGAAGTGATCAGTATTTCGGACGATCTCACTGACGATCAGTTAGCTGATTTCGTGAAAGTGAGTCCTGTTGGGTCGGTGCCCGTTGTAAATAAAGAGGGAAAAGTTTACGGACTCTTATGCAAAGCTAATATGGTTATGACCTTATTTAGACACTCTGAACTACTGAACGTGCAGTTGAAAGCTATTTTAGACTCCATGCACAACGGTGTGATTGCTGTCGACAGTGAGGGAATGGTAACTCATATTAATATAGGAGCAAGCCGAATACTAGGCTTGAAGGTGGATACCTCCCTTGGCCAGCCTTTTAAAGAGTTTTTACCTAATTTAGACTTAAACCCGGCACTAATTCACGGAGAGGTTCAAATAGGGCTAAAGTACAAGCGCCACAACATTACAATGGTCGTAAATATTACTCCCTTAAACATTGGAGGGAACATCGCTGGAGGAATTGTGATCTTTCAAGACCTTACGGACTTGGAGCAAGCCGCCAGAGAGTTAGAAACAGTTAAAGCTTTAAACAAGACCTTCGATACGGTTCTTAATATCATCCATGACGGCATCATTGTGGTGGATGAAAGAGGAAAAACTACTCTTGTTAACCAAGCGATGGCGGATTTTTTAACGTTACGTCCTGAAGAGATTATTGGAAAACATATTACTGATATCATGCAGACAAGCAGGTTACACATTGTGGCCAGAACTGGTATTTCGGAAACAAGTGATGTCCTGACAATTCAGGGCAAGCCGTTAATTGTTTCCCGGCTGCCCATAATAAGAGAAGGGGAGGTATTTGGCGCAGTAGGCAAAGCAGTATTTCCCCAACTCGCCGAAGTCCGGGAACTAGTGGAAAAACTACGATTCTTAGAAAATAAAGTGACGTTTTTCCAGGAAGAATTACAAAAAAACAAGACTGCACAAGATATTATGAAAGGCATCGTTGCCGAAAGTACTGAAATGAAAAAACTAAAGGAAGAGATATCGATTGTTGCCTCAAGTAGTTCTACTGTGTTAATTACCGGAGAAAGCGGTACTGGAAAAGAAGGAGTGGCCCACGCCGTTCATCTCTGTAGTGACAGATGCAAAGGACCATTTATTAAAGTGAACTGTGCCGCTATTCCAGAAAACCTAATGGAAGCGGAAATGTTTGGTTATGTTGGGGGCGCGTTTACTGGTGCAGCAAAGGCCGGTAAACCAGGACGCCTAGAGATGGCCGATGGTGGAACACTATTTTTAGATGAAATCGGGGACATGCCCCTGGCTCTACAATCCAAATTATTACGCGTGTTACAAGACCGTGAATTCGAACGTTTAGGTGGTACAAAAAGCATTAAAGTAAATGTCCGTATTTTAGCAGCTACCAATAAAAATCTCAATGAAGCTATTGCTGAAGGAGAGTTCCGAGCGGATCTTTATTATAGGTTAAATGTCATCAATTTGCATTTACCCCCGTTACGGGAGCGCACCGAGGATATAGAACCATTGACCCATTTTTTCATAACTAAATTCAACCATATTCTTAAAGGTAACGTCATGGGCATCGTCGACGATGCCATGAAGATTTTGCTTAACTACTCATGGCCGGGAAATATACGTGAATTAGAAAATGTCGTGGAGAGGGCTGTAAACTATACCCGCAGTGGGTTGATCCAGTTAACTCACTTACCCAATGAAATACTTACCAACAGCTCTCCTGAAAATGAGGTTCTCACTGGAACGATTCGTCACCAGGACAAAATTGGCCGCATAGAACGAAACATGATTGTTGTAGCCCTTGAAAAGGCTGGAGGCAATAAGACAAAAGCCGCAAAACTCCTAAATCTTAGCAGATCGAGGCTTTACGATAAACTTAATAAATATGATCTGAACTATTAA
- a CDS encoding thiolase family protein, with translation MSKVTQKLELTRKTYYKDAKISAYGERKPDYSTMGRKISNTYAKQREVVCVEACRTPYGKSLGALVEYDAAQLGALAIKEVIRRTEGKVAPGDVDYVIMGHVVQAGSGQVPSRQATLLAGLPEHVPSITVNKVCSSGVKTIDLGAQMIALGRAEIVIAGGQESMSNIPFALPDMRRGKKMGFLNADCEDLMVKDGLWDAIYDRHMAIHGSEVADEFGFTREEQDEWALHSQLAASDAMAAGKLDDELFPVAIKRGKEILEKDEGPRANSTIEGLAKLGPVFNHVSSVTGKPGSVTAGNAPGTNDGGDVCLLMSRAKADELGVKPLFTIVDYAEVSQPTKDIATVPGLSIKKVLEQNNMTLDDVKLIEINEAFAAVSLVSARSILGMTKEQMFEKVNVNGGAIAFGHPIGATGARIVMTLAYELKRRGGGYGVCGICAGHAQGDAMLIRVDTD, from the coding sequence ATGTCTAAAGTAACCCAAAAGCTTGAACTTACAAGAAAAACCTATTACAAGGATGCAAAAATCAGTGCTTACGGGGAAAGAAAGCCTGATTATTCAACTATGGGTAGGAAAATCTCTAACACCTATGCCAAACAACGTGAAGTAGTTTGCGTAGAAGCCTGTAGAACTCCCTATGGGAAATCCCTTGGAGCGTTGGTAGAGTATGATGCTGCCCAATTAGGGGCTTTAGCTATTAAAGAAGTGATACGAAGAACCGAAGGCAAGGTCGCTCCTGGCGATGTTGACTATGTCATTATGGGCCATGTGGTGCAAGCCGGTAGCGGTCAAGTTCCAAGCCGTCAGGCTACTCTTCTGGCAGGACTTCCTGAACACGTGCCTTCGATTACAGTTAATAAGGTTTGTTCCTCTGGAGTTAAAACGATTGATCTAGGTGCTCAGATGATTGCCCTGGGAAGAGCCGAGATCGTTATAGCTGGTGGTCAGGAGAGCATGAGCAACATTCCATTTGCACTTCCCGATATGAGGAGAGGGAAGAAAATGGGCTTTTTAAATGCTGACTGTGAAGACCTAATGGTAAAAGATGGACTCTGGGACGCTATCTACGATCGCCACATGGCAATTCATGGATCTGAAGTGGCTGATGAATTTGGTTTCACCCGTGAAGAACAGGATGAATGGGCACTACATTCTCAGCTGGCTGCCTCAGATGCTATGGCTGCTGGAAAACTTGACGACGAGCTCTTCCCTGTTGCTATAAAAAGAGGCAAAGAAATCCTGGAAAAGGATGAAGGGCCCCGTGCCAATTCTACGATCGAAGGACTGGCCAAACTTGGTCCGGTGTTCAATCATGTCAGTTCCGTCACCGGAAAGCCTGGCAGTGTAACCGCGGGTAACGCACCGGGTACTAATGATGGCGGGGATGTTTGCCTGCTCATGAGTCGTGCCAAGGCTGATGAACTAGGTGTAAAACCTCTTTTCACCATCGTTGACTATGCGGAAGTATCACAACCCACGAAAGATATTGCCACAGTTCCCGGTCTTTCCATTAAGAAGGTACTCGAGCAAAATAATATGACGCTGGATGATGTCAAACTCATTGAGATCAACGAAGCGTTTGCAGCTGTGTCACTTGTTAGCGCCCGCAGCATTCTGGGTATGACGAAGGAGCAGATGTTTGAAAAGGTCAATGTTAACGGCGGCGCGATTGCTTTTGGTCACCCTATCGGAGCAACAGGTGCTAGAATCGTTATGACGTTGGCTTATGAACTGAAACGTCGTGGCGGTGGTTATGGGGTGTGCGGAATCTGTGCCGGTCATGCCCAAGGCGATGCTATGCTTATCCGTGTCGATACTGACTAA
- a CDS encoding acyl-CoA dehydrogenase family protein yields MDFKLSEETLMVRDMVRKFAKTQVAPLAEKLDKSHEFPMENWKQMRELGLTGFPVSEEWGGGGGSYLDFAIIVEELAKACASTAVVTSVHTGLGCMSIYLYGSQRLKEKYLKRLTAGEIIGAYALTEPNAGSDAAAIKCKAEDKGDHFLVNGSKIFITNGGHATTYCTFVKTDPSQPKGKGITCLIIEKDTPGFTISQPVEKMGMHADPTCELYFENVKVPKENVLGEINNGFAVAMGLLAGGRITIGAQGLGIAEGALEYTINYIKERQQFDKPLAANQGVQFMIAEMATKIEAAQMLIYRAAWLKDNHLPHNKEASMAKYFATDVAMEVTTNCVQLMGGYGYCSEYPVERMMRDAKITQIYEGSNQIQRMIIGREVIGRF; encoded by the coding sequence ATGGATTTTAAATTAAGTGAAGAAACCCTAATGGTCAGAGATATGGTGAGAAAATTCGCAAAAACCCAAGTTGCCCCTTTAGCAGAAAAACTTGACAAAAGCCATGAGTTCCCCATGGAAAACTGGAAACAGATGAGAGAATTAGGCCTAACGGGTTTTCCTGTTTCAGAAGAATGGGGTGGCGGTGGCGGCTCTTATCTGGACTTTGCTATCATCGTTGAGGAGTTAGCTAAGGCCTGTGCATCGACTGCAGTTGTAACCAGCGTACACACTGGTTTGGGTTGTATGAGTATTTATCTATATGGTAGTCAGAGATTAAAAGAAAAATATCTTAAAAGACTGACCGCCGGTGAGATTATTGGTGCTTATGCATTAACCGAACCTAACGCCGGATCTGACGCCGCCGCTATAAAATGCAAAGCTGAAGATAAAGGGGACCATTTCCTAGTCAACGGTAGCAAAATATTTATTACTAATGGTGGTCATGCAACAACCTATTGCACCTTTGTTAAGACGGATCCATCACAACCTAAAGGCAAAGGGATTACCTGCTTAATCATAGAAAAAGACACCCCTGGGTTCACTATAAGCCAACCAGTTGAAAAAATGGGTATGCACGCTGACCCAACTTGTGAACTTTATTTTGAAAATGTGAAAGTTCCTAAAGAAAACGTCTTGGGAGAAATCAACAATGGTTTCGCAGTTGCCATGGGGCTACTCGCTGGTGGTCGTATCACGATCGGAGCTCAGGGTTTGGGAATTGCTGAGGGAGCCTTGGAATATACGATCAATTACATTAAGGAACGACAGCAATTTGATAAACCACTGGCAGCCAATCAGGGCGTTCAGTTCATGATTGCAGAAATGGCTACCAAGATAGAAGCTGCTCAGATGCTAATTTACAGAGCTGCATGGCTCAAAGATAACCATTTGCCCCATAACAAAGAAGCCTCAATGGCCAAGTACTTTGCCACGGACGTTGCTATGGAAGTCACTACCAACTGTGTACAGTTGATGGGCGGATATGGTTACTGTTCAGAATACCCAGTTGAACGCATGATGAGAGATGCCAAGATAACCCAAATTTACGAAGGATCGAATCAGATTCAGCGCATGATCATTGGGCGTGAGGTAATCGGCCGTTTTTAA
- a CDS encoding CoA transferase has translation MARPKIVSLTEAVGQINDGDMLTFGGFTVWRRPMAAIYELIRQKKRNLHLVEVNGGTHDDMLVGAGCVGIWESSWCGHELYGKFGSNLARKIEKGEILYEDWAHIHVLNRLTAGAKGLPFLPTYAAMGSDMLNPENDNLGKAGLRDGSNPHIGKYKYVMYKEPFTDSEIVLVPAANPDWCITHVQMVGAEGTVRVDGLKFSDLEVIKASKHNIIIAEKVVSEEYLRREPTRNMLPGYLVDYIVELPWGAHPTGLYGVHEPDGEFIANFFKATRTQEGFDKWADEWIFGVKDFQEYLSKLGITRLEPLKANPSLGYSSTLKRGSR, from the coding sequence ATGGCCAGGCCTAAAATTGTTAGTCTTACTGAAGCGGTAGGGCAGATCAATGATGGTGATATGTTGACATTCGGAGGTTTTACTGTTTGGCGTCGACCTATGGCAGCTATTTATGAGCTCATTCGTCAGAAAAAACGCAATCTTCATCTCGTCGAGGTTAATGGCGGAACTCATGATGATATGCTCGTAGGCGCTGGTTGCGTAGGAATATGGGAATCTAGCTGGTGTGGACACGAACTCTATGGGAAATTTGGCAGTAACCTGGCCCGTAAAATTGAAAAAGGTGAAATCTTATATGAAGACTGGGCACATATTCATGTCTTAAACAGGTTGACTGCCGGAGCTAAGGGTCTTCCGTTTTTACCCACCTATGCTGCCATGGGAAGCGATATGTTGAATCCAGAAAATGATAACCTAGGTAAAGCAGGTCTCCGTGATGGATCCAACCCCCATATAGGTAAGTATAAATATGTTATGTATAAAGAACCTTTCACGGATTCTGAGATCGTCTTGGTCCCAGCTGCAAATCCAGACTGGTGTATCACTCATGTCCAAATGGTGGGTGCTGAAGGGACCGTGAGGGTTGATGGATTAAAATTTAGTGATCTAGAAGTTATTAAGGCTTCTAAACACAATATTATTATCGCTGAAAAGGTTGTTTCAGAAGAATACTTGCGCAGGGAACCGACCCGCAATATGTTGCCTGGTTACCTGGTGGATTATATTGTCGAATTACCCTGGGGTGCTCACCCAACCGGTTTGTATGGGGTACATGAACCTGATGGAGAATTTATCGCCAACTTCTTTAAAGCCACCCGCACCCAGGAAGGTTTTGATAAGTGGGCAGATGAATGGATCTTCGGCGTTAAAGACTTCCAAGAATATCTGAGTAAATTAGGGATTACCCGTCTGGAACCTCTGAAAGCCAATCCTTCTCTGGGCTATTCTTCGACACTGAAAAGGGGGTCTAGATAA
- a CDS encoding CoA-transferase, with the protein MDSKKEYSKPGEFKPMDLLACAAAREVQDGEIVFAGTGLPMLAIMVAQHTQAPTAVCIYESGSIDGKPIDLPTSVADARCSYQAAVADGLTDVFGQLQSGKVDLAYLGGAEVDLYGNVNCTFMGGPTGKRLTGSGGNSDIHSLAKRSVLIMPQFGQKRRFVERVSYITSPGWKIPHWPDKEWVPKREVYGPAFNGGPSAVISDMGVYRFDENGEMYLDTVHPGFTAEDCRENCSFDLNISRVKGETLTPTYEELDLLYKTIDPEGIIMK; encoded by the coding sequence ATGGATAGCAAAAAAGAATATTCTAAGCCTGGCGAATTTAAACCCATGGACCTCTTGGCCTGTGCCGCTGCTCGGGAAGTACAGGATGGCGAGATCGTCTTTGCAGGCACTGGCTTACCTATGTTGGCTATCATGGTGGCTCAGCATACTCAAGCCCCCACAGCCGTTTGTATTTATGAATCGGGTTCTATCGACGGTAAACCCATCGACCTGCCGACCTCTGTGGCGGACGCTCGTTGTAGCTACCAGGCTGCAGTTGCCGATGGTCTCACCGACGTGTTTGGCCAACTACAATCTGGCAAGGTTGACTTGGCTTATCTGGGTGGTGCTGAAGTCGATCTCTATGGGAACGTTAACTGCACCTTTATGGGCGGCCCCACGGGTAAAAGGCTTACAGGTAGTGGGGGTAATTCTGATATTCATTCCCTAGCCAAGAGAAGCGTTTTGATTATGCCTCAGTTCGGTCAGAAACGTCGTTTTGTGGAAAGAGTCAGCTATATCACCTCGCCTGGATGGAAAATTCCTCATTGGCCCGATAAAGAATGGGTTCCCAAGCGGGAGGTCTACGGTCCGGCATTCAATGGTGGACCATCCGCTGTAATTTCTGACATGGGTGTCTATCGCTTTGATGAAAACGGCGAGATGTATCTAGATACTGTTCATCCTGGTTTTACCGCTGAGGATTGCCGTGAAAACTGCAGTTTCGATCTTAATATCTCTAGGGTTAAGGGAGAAACTCTGACTCCTACCTATGAAGAATTGGATCTGCTCTATAAAACTATTGATCCGGAAGGAATCATCATGAAATAG
- a CDS encoding TIGR03915 family putative DNA repair protein, with protein MPDRTDLVYAYDGSFEGLMCCVFESYEQKENPSIIRPPGVQQSLFDTAKWIETDEHKADRVFNSIPSKISSKAQELIKLGFLTCAPNKELLIYHFLRLGFKYGCKVMTMLTDDTVCSLQKAVRHLTSESQKFMGFVRFSVYGEVLVAVIEPKNFVLPLLSVHFCDRFRNETFMIYDKTHSMALIYRSQKAELIFADELTLPEVDGTEIEYRQLWKQFYKTIAIESRNNPQCRMALMPKRYWDHMTELDDSIEQAKSKGPDQWRVAETATEILPTSIGALASPFQYPTRK; from the coding sequence ATGCCTGACAGGACAGATTTAGTCTACGCTTATGATGGTAGTTTTGAAGGGCTGATGTGTTGCGTTTTTGAAAGCTACGAGCAAAAGGAGAATCCCAGTATCATCCGACCCCCAGGTGTACAGCAGAGCCTTTTTGATACGGCGAAATGGATTGAAACGGACGAACATAAGGCAGACAGGGTTTTTAACTCGATTCCATCAAAGATATCCTCTAAAGCACAGGAGTTGATTAAGCTTGGTTTTTTAACATGTGCTCCGAATAAAGAATTGTTAATCTATCATTTCCTACGTTTGGGTTTTAAGTATGGGTGCAAGGTGATGACGATGCTCACGGACGATACGGTTTGTTCCCTCCAAAAAGCTGTACGCCATTTAACGTCTGAAAGTCAGAAGTTCATGGGATTTGTTCGTTTTTCCGTTTATGGCGAAGTGTTAGTGGCGGTAATTGAACCTAAAAACTTTGTGTTGCCTCTTCTATCAGTGCATTTTTGCGACCGATTCCGGAACGAAACATTTATGATTTATGATAAAACTCACAGTATGGCCTTAATTTATCGGTCACAAAAAGCGGAGCTGATCTTTGCCGACGAGTTGACGTTGCCAGAAGTTGACGGTACTGAAATTGAGTACCGTCAATTATGGAAGCAATTCTATAAAACGATTGCCATTGAAAGTAGAAATAATCCACAGTGTCGTATGGCACTGATGCCGAAACGGTATTGGGATCACATGACCGAATTGGATGATAGTATTGAACAAGCTAAATCTAAAGGGCCAGATCAGTGGCGTGTAGCGGAAACTGCTACTGAAATACTACCAACTTCGATAGGTGCTTTAGCTTCCCCGTTCCAATATCCAACTCGCAAGTAA
- a CDS encoding putative DNA modification/repair radical SAM protein: MDIYNKLTILSDSAKYDVACTSSGVDRSGKQGSIGSAAKAGICHSFSADGRCISLLKVLMTNVCIFDCKYCVNRMSNDIVRVGFTPSELAELTINFYRRNYIEGLFLSSGVIKNPNNTIEQMIKALEILRNVYHFGGYIHVKAIPGADSELITRLGLLADRMSINIELPSQESLKLLAPDKTKESILRPMGLITTKIQESSTDLVKFRHASKFVPAGQSTQLIVGATPDTDHKILTLTEGLYRKYHLKRVFFSAYIPVAEHSLLPSIDIKPPLVREHRLYQADWLLRFYGFEAKELLDEQNPNFNLQVDPKCNWALNHLEKFPLEINKAPYEMLLRVPGIGVTSAMRILTARRTGPIDFSGLKKMGIVLKRAQYFITCKGKIMEGLKITSDGAIRALMADQHKLPSPYPEQLSLFNEPFLTREDVQQCLTGQI; encoded by the coding sequence ATTGATATTTATAATAAATTGACAATCTTGTCAGACTCAGCTAAATATGATGTGGCTTGCACTTCCAGCGGTGTAGACCGAAGTGGCAAGCAAGGCAGTATAGGTAGCGCAGCAAAAGCTGGGATTTGTCATAGCTTTTCGGCCGATGGGCGATGCATATCGTTACTAAAAGTACTGATGACGAATGTCTGCATCTTTGATTGCAAATACTGTGTCAATCGCATGTCAAACGATATCGTAAGAGTCGGGTTTACGCCTTCAGAACTCGCAGAACTTACAATCAACTTCTATCGGCGGAACTATATAGAGGGTTTATTCCTGAGTTCAGGGGTCATTAAAAATCCGAACAATACGATTGAGCAAATGATTAAGGCTCTTGAGATATTGCGTAACGTTTATCACTTTGGCGGTTATATTCATGTCAAGGCAATACCAGGAGCAGATAGTGAGCTCATTACCCGCTTGGGACTTTTGGCTGACCGGATGAGTATAAACATTGAGCTGCCTTCTCAGGAGAGTCTAAAGCTCTTGGCCCCAGACAAGACGAAGGAGTCCATACTACGTCCGATGGGACTGATTACTACTAAAATCCAGGAAAGCAGTACTGATCTAGTAAAATTTCGTCATGCTTCCAAATTTGTGCCAGCCGGACAGAGCACACAGCTGATTGTGGGGGCGACTCCCGACACAGACCATAAGATATTAACTCTAACCGAAGGGCTTTACAGAAAATACCATCTTAAGAGAGTCTTTTTCTCTGCCTATATACCGGTGGCTGAGCATTCACTACTACCTTCTATAGATATCAAACCACCTCTAGTGCGAGAGCATCGGCTTTATCAGGCCGACTGGCTTTTACGGTTTTACGGCTTTGAAGCTAAAGAACTGCTTGATGAACAAAATCCTAATTTCAATTTACAAGTGGATCCCAAATGCAATTGGGCACTCAACCATTTAGAGAAGTTTCCTCTTGAGATTAATAAAGCGCCCTATGAGATGCTTTTACGAGTGCCTGGAATCGGCGTGACAAGTGCGATGCGTATTCTTACAGCTAGGAGAACTGGCCCGATCGATTTTTCTGGACTTAAAAAGATGGGTATTGTCCTAAAACGCGCACAGTATTTTATTACCTGTAAGGGAAAAATCATGGAGGGTTTAAAAATAACGTCCGATGGAGCCATTAGAGCCCTTATGGCTGATCAACACAAGCTTCCGTCTCCTTATCCTGAACAGCTGTCGCTATTTAACGAGCCTTTCCTTACGAGAGAGGATGTGCAACAATGCCTGACAGGACAGATTTAG